GTTGCCATGCCGTTTCCCTTTCCTGCCACCAGCAACTTGGCAGGCGCTTTTGCAATCACAAGTGTATCTACCAGCACCATCCGGGCAACGGTCCAGAAACAGATACCGATCAAATTCACCGTTATCTCGGTAAATCACGCTCAATGAGCTACAGGGGGATCTGTCGAAGCCACCGTAGAAATGATGATCGCCGGTAATCCCGCATAATACGCGATACCCTTGGTCATATCCTGAATTCTTTCTCCGCCGATTCCCATAACCACTGTAGCGGCCTGGACCTTACCCTTTCTACTAGGCGGTCAATTTGGGACTGAGAGCATTCTCCCTGAAAAATCTCATACCGAACGATATAATCCGTACCGGCAAAAAATTATTCCAACACAGGCCCGATCCGCCGGGGCCAGGACTCACTGATCAGTATGAGCAGGATCTTTCCCATTCCCTGCAAATATTGATCCAATTGCTGTAGCATACCTGTACTATGGACATACTTTGATGGGCTTTTTTTAATTATACTCATAGTCTGTTCCTCCGTTTGTACAACTCATTATTCCATAAAGCTGGGAAGCCAGAGGCAAATTTGGGGAATATAGGTAATAAGCAGCAGATTCACCAGGCAGCAAATCATGTACTTCAGCAGATGCCGGTTGACCAGCTCACCCACCTTCGCCTGCCGCAGAGTCGCCGCCACATAGAGATTGATCCCCAGCGGCGGGGTGATCATGCCAATGCACATATTCAGCAGCATAATGATGCCAAAATGGACAGGATCAATATTGTAGGCAGAGAGCGCCGGGAACAGGATAGGAGCAATAATCAGGATGGCAGGCGTGGTATCCATGAAACAACCCACGATCAGCAGCAACACGTTCACCAGCAGCAAGAACACCACCTTGTTAGAACAGATGCTCATGATGAACTCCGCCGCATGGGCGGGAATCTGCTCACGGGTCATCAGCAGGCCGAATACGCCAGCACAGGCAACGATGAACATGATCATACCAGAGGAGGCAGCCGCAGACTTTACTGTTTCCACCAAGCCCTTGAAGTTGATTTCCCGATAGATGAAGCAGCCTACGATCAGGCCATACGCGCAAGCAACGGCTGCGGACTCAGTAGGTGTAAAAATACCGGTGTAGATGCCGCCCAAGATGATAATGGGCATGAAGATGGCACCAATGGCATGATAAGACGCAGACAAAAATTTTCTGATATTAAACTTGGTTCTAGGGATCCGATTTTTTACGCCGTAGAAAATCGCAAAGGCAATCATCAGTGCACCCAGCGTGATGCCGGGAACAATTCCTGCCATGAACATACTGCCCACCGATACACCCGTTGCGGAGCAGTATGTGATCATCACGGTGCTGGGCGGAATAATCGTGCCCAACATACCGGCTGCAGCAATAGTGGACAGGGCGAATTTGCGGCTATAGCCTCCCTGTTCCAGCGCAGGCACCATCACTGCGCCGATGGCCGCCACCGTTGCTGTGGGGGAGCCGCACAAACAGCCAAACAGCATACATGAGAAAATCGTCACGACGCCGAGGCCGCCGGGCATCCAACCAACTGCAGCATTGGCAAAATCGATAAGTCGGCGTGAAATGCCACCACTGCTCATCAGTGCGCCAGCCAACATAAAAAACGGAATGGCCGCCAGTGTAAAACTATCGACGGAGGAGAACATCTTCTGCACGGAGGTGAACAGCGGCATCAAGTCCCCGGCAACGATGGCCGCCATACCGCCGCCCACCAGCGCCAGCGCGATAGGCATACCCAGAATCGTAATGACGGCAAAAACCAGGAAAAGCGTTGCAGTAATCATGCTTCAATCTCCTCCTTCCGATGCATAATATCCTTAATCATGGTTTCAATGCTGTAAAGATAGTGAATGATTCCCATAAAGAACCCCATAGGAAGGCAGAAGAACACGACCGCAGTGGGAATCTGCGTGGTTGTGGTCATCTGCTTGGTCATGATCAGATGATTAAACATCTGCAGCGAAAGCACAAACAGCAGCACAAACATCAGCATGCATAGGATCTCCGTAAAGATCCGGACCTTTTTATAGATCTTTTCCGGAAGCATATCCACGAATACTTCCACACCGATGTGGCTCTTACTTTTTACACCAATACTGGTGCCAATATAAACGATATAAATCATGAGGTACCGGGCCAACTCCTCACTCTGCAGAAAAGGGATCTTCAAGGCATAGCGGCAAATAACGCTCCAGCAAACGATGGCAACCATCGCCAGAAAAAGGACAACACTCAGGAAGCCTTCCACTTTGCTGAAAGCCTGATCAAGTTTTTTCAACATGGCAAACTATGTATCGCTCGTTTTCCGGCGATACGCTCCTTTCTCCCGAAATGAGGCGGAGCGGCGGCAACCGCTCCGCCTCTGTTCTCAAGTTTTTTGTGTCTTATTCCACAGCCTCGACATCCGTCTGGATTGCCTCTACCAGAACAGGATCGATGCCGCCCTCTCCCACGTACTTCTCATACACAGGCTGCACCGCAGCTTCCCACTCGGTCTGATCAATCTCGATGAACTCCGCGCCATTGGCCTCCATCTCCGCCATGTACTCCGCCAACTGCTCATCACAGATCTGATAGTGGTACTCACGGGCTTCCTCTGCACACTCCATAACCAGCTGCTGGATATCCTCCGACAGGGAATCCCAGAGAGATTTGCTGCAAATCAGAGGAGCGGGAGAATAACCGTGGTTGCTCAGTGTGATATAGGGAGCAACCTCATAGAAGTTCTGGGTATACATGTTGGTAACCGCAGTGGAACTGACTGCATCCGCTACGCCGGTCTGGATGGAGGTATAGATATCACCCCAAGCCAGAACCACGGGCATAGCGCCCAGTGCGCTGTACACATCCGCCTGCAGGGGGCTGTCGATGGACCGGACACGCATTCCCTTCAGATCCGCCAGATTCTTGACTGGCTTCACCGCGCCGATGGCATAAATGCCGTTCTCCCAATAGTTGATGCCCTTCATCCCGATGGACTCCAGGGCGTCCAGCTGCCCCTGAGCAGCCTCACCGCTGAGAGCTTTCCGTGCGGTGGCAGCATCGGGGAACAGATAGGGCAGGTCAAACACGGACATGGCATCCGTAAAGTTGGACAGGGACGCAGAACTCTCTACGATAAAATCAATGGAGCCCATCTGCACACCTTCCAGCGTCTCCTTGGCGGATCCCAGCGTAGCACCCGAGTGGACCGTCAAGGTGATGGCGCCGTTACTGCGCTCGTTGAGCAGTTCAGCAAATTTCAGAAGGCCAAGATCCCAGGAACTTCCCACCGCAAGTCCGCTGGACGCCGTCCACTCATAAGTTTGTCCCTCTGCGCTTTCACCGCCGGAGCTATCTCCGCCGCTTCCGCAGGCAGTCAGGGAGAACACCATGGCCATAGCCAGCAACAGACAAGTCAGTTTCTTTTTCATATGCTCCTCCATTAAACCGTTATGTGAAACCTGTTATGTGTTATATCACTTGTTGTAGTAGATAGGCCGGCCCTTCTCGTCGTGATCCTTGTCGAATGTGGGATAAGCTCCGCCGTTGAAGCCGTTGAAGCCCAAGGGATTCCGGAAGCCCAGAGGATTGATTCCAACAGGATGTCTTTCCAGCAGGTCTTTGATGAAGGCGCTGTAACCTTCCACGACCTTCTCCACCAGTGCATCGCCCTTTTCCTTGCTGGCCTTGGTGGGATTGCCGATCACGCCGTAGTCCAGATCGTCCTTCTCCATCAGAGCAAAAGTGCCGTCGAAATGATAAAACTGGAAAGGATGAGAAGTCTCGCCGGGCGCTTTCTTCCACTTGCCGTCCACCAGCGTCGTGCCGCCGCCGTCGATGGCCAGGTCCATGTGGACCAAGTCGCCGTACAGGGACAGCGCCATGGAGGTCTCCGCCTCGTCGGCGTGCCACATATAATCGGACAGAACGGCTTTGTTGTCGCCCAGGAAGTCATACCAGGTAGAGGCGACCGTGAAGTAGCCTTCCATGCCCAGCTTGTGAACAGCCGGAATGAAGGAGCTGTCCTGGCCATGGGCAACCAGCAGGATGAACTTGTTATAGCCTACATTGGAGGCACCGGCGATGATGTCGTGAATCAGCGCCATGTTGGTCTCATAGTTCAGCGCGATGGTAGCAGGCATACCCATGTGCATGTAGGGATGACCGCCGTACATGGGGCAGGGGAGCACGGTGGCGCCGGACTTCTCCGCCACCTTCTTGGCCAGGCAGATGGCGTTGAAGCTGTCCAGGCCGTTGGGGCAGTGCGGGCCGTGCTGCTCAATGGCGCCCAGGGGCAGGATCGCTACGTCGTTGACTTCCTTGGCATAGGCGATGTTCACGGGAGCGGTGTTCTGATCAAAGAACACGGAATCTCTTTTGTACAGCTTGAATTCAGTCTGCTTCTTCAGTTCTGCCATGATAATCGTTTCCTTTCTTAAAAAAATATAGATGGTTTTTTAAATCAGCTGAAACTCAGCAGGATTTACAGTTACGGCTGGAACAAAATCTTGATACGCATTTCCTTCTTTGCCCGAATCATCTCGATCACGTTCTGGAAGTCTTCCAGACGCTTGATATGGGTAATGAGCGGTTTTACCTTCAGCTTCCCCTCTACCATGTAGCGCAGCACCGGCGTAAAGGAGTTGGGGCTGGCCAGAGAGCCGATGAGCGCCGCATCTTTTACGATCAGCGTGTTCATGGCAACATCCACATTAGCTCCATTGTACCAGCTGACAGCTACGATCCGTCCGGTGGGCTTCAGGGCCTGCACCGCCATATTCAGTGCGACGTTGCTGCCCGATGTCTCGATCACGATCTCAGGACCGCCCTCAGTCAGTTCCCTTGCCCGCTGTATCACATCCTCATTGTGATAGTTGATGGTCTCATGGATGCCGCACTCCCGGGCGATAGCCAGCTTCTCATCCCAGCTGCCTGCCATGATGACCCGACTGGCACCCGCAATATTGGCAAGCTGTGCCGCCAGCTGGCCAATGGGACCATCTCCGATCACCAGCACCTGGGCGCCGGCGGGAATCTGCGCCTTGGTGACCGCGTACATGGCGGTTGCGGCAGGCTCTGCCAGAGCGGCCTCCTCCAAGCTCAGCCCTTCGGGGATATGATACAGATGCCGTTGCGGTATCGCCACATACTGGGCAAACACACCCTGGCGGTTGCGGTAAGATCCTACGACCTCCCGGTTGGGGCACAGATTATAATGGCCCTGCCGGCAGTTTTCGCACTCGCCGCATCCCAAGCTCACATCGGAGGTGACCTGGTCTCCCGCTTTAAAATCCCGGACATTCTTGCCCACAGCCACCACCGTGCCGCTCCACTCATGGCCGGGAATGATGGGGTACTTGGTGTTGCCGTTTTTGATATGGATCATCTCTCCTGTTAGCAGTTCAATATCCGTAGCACAGAACCCGGCATAAGCGATCTGTGCCAAGACTTCGTCATCCCGAATCTCAGGCTGCGGGATCTCGGAATACTCGATTACTCCCGGATCCATGAACCGAATGGCTTTCATCAGGCGGTCTCCTTCTTTCTTTCCCGATTTGTATGACATTGCATCGTTCGAATCTCCCCCTGCCGGAAGCAGAGCGGCTGGCAAGTCCCTTTTAGGAGCAGCTGCTCACAAAACTGACCGGGAAGCCCGCCGTGCTCCATAAAGGTCCAGAAGTGGCAGGGCACTGCATATCTCGCGCCAGTCAATTCCGCCGCCGCCGCTCCTTCCTCAGCGTTCATGTTGCCAAATGCACCATTGACAGACAGCACCGCAATATCCGGCTCAAAGATCCTGATCTCCTGAAACAACTCCGAGTGAAACGCCGTGTCTCCGGAAAAATAGAGCCGATGACCTGCAAACGCCACCAAGAGCCCGATAGCATCCGGCGCCATGGTACCGTGATCCGCCATCACTGCCCGAATCAGGATCTTTTCATCCTGATAGCATTCTCCTCTGTCCAGACGATGGCAGCGGTGGGCCTGTATGCCCAGTTCAATGAACTTCTCCTGACAGCTGGCAGGCCCGAAAAACAAGGTCCTTTTTGTGCACTGTGCCACAATTGGAATCGCATCATAATCGAAGTGATCAAAATGCAGATGGCTGGTCACATAATAATCTACCGCCAGCTCTTCCGGCGCGATCAGCATGGGTGAGAGTCGTTTGAATCCTCGAATCCGCTCGCCGCACTCCGTCAGATAGGGATCGAGCACCATGCTTGTTCCGTCGGGAGCCTTCAGGAGAAATCCGGCCTGGCCAAGCCAGCAAATTCCCAGATGATCTGGAGGAACTTGTGTTCCCCGAATTTCCTCTGCGAGATTCATCCTACTACCTTTCTCAGTTCCTCAATATAAGCAGCCCTCAAGCCAGGAATACCGCTCGTCAAACTGGACCTTGTACTTCTTCGTATCGCCAGCCAGGCCCCACAGCAGATACGCACGGGTGCCGGGCAGTGCCACCGTGGTGTGGTAGCCGGTGGGCAGCGCCACGGCGGTGTTGTTCTCCTCGATCACATTGACCTCGTCCCAGATCTTCTTGTTCTCGTCCGTCAGATCATAGCCGTGCTGCATGACGCCGCCGCGGCCAGGGCCATCCTCGGTGGAGGTCATCTGGAAGGAGAAGATCTCATCCAACACGCACTCCTTGCCGGGGCGCTCGTAGTCGTGCCGGTGCGCCGGGAATCCGATCCAGCCGCCGGGCACGGACACGGTCTCGCCCACGATCAGCAGCTTGGTGATGTGGTCGTTGTGCTTGCCGGGCTGGCCGAAGATGAAGCGGTACTTCCGCTTGTAGATGTACTCGCCGGGTTCTCCCTCCTCGATATTTTCAGGCGGGCAGAAATAGGGGGCATTGCCCTCCTCACAATAGGCGGTGAAAACTCTCGCCTCCATGCCCTTCTCGCTGTACAGCTTCACTGTGGCTTTGGGCGGCACATACAGGGCGGTGGGCAGATCGTCATAGACATTGCCGCGCTGGCCCTTGGCGCCGTCCACAACGGTCACGCCCTCATACTCCACCCAGCAGGTCATGTCGCCCTGCTGCAGCACGATGGCCTGCTCCTCACCGGTGACCTTGTACTCCAGCGTCTGGCCGGGGTTGAGAAGGATTCGGCCGAATCCCTCATAGGTCATATCCGAGTTGGCCTTGGAGATCACGCTCTCATAGCCGTTCAGGTCCTGAAAGCGGTATACAGTTGTGTAAGACATTTGCGTCCACTCCTTTTTCCTTGATTTGAATGCAATTATTTCAATACTTCCTTGTTGACGGGATAGGTGACCGGTTTGCCGGCGAGATACTCAGTGATCCCCTGG
This DNA window, taken from Dysosmobacter welbionis, encodes the following:
- a CDS encoding TRAP transporter substrate-binding protein: MKKKLTCLLLAMAMVFSLTACGSGGDSSGGESAEGQTYEWTASSGLAVGSSWDLGLLKFAELLNERSNGAITLTVHSGATLGSAKETLEGVQMGSIDFIVESSASLSNFTDAMSVFDLPYLFPDAATARKALSGEAAQGQLDALESIGMKGINYWENGIYAIGAVKPVKNLADLKGMRVRSIDSPLQADVYSALGAMPVVLAWGDIYTSIQTGVADAVSSTAVTNMYTQNFYEVAPYITLSNHGYSPAPLICSKSLWDSLSEDIQQLVMECAEEAREYHYQICDEQLAEYMAEMEANGAEFIEIDQTEWEAAVQPVYEKYVGEGGIDPVLVEAIQTDVEAVE
- a CDS encoding TRAP transporter small permease — encoded protein: MLKKLDQAFSKVEGFLSVVLFLAMVAIVCWSVICRYALKIPFLQSEELARYLMIYIVYIGTSIGVKSKSHIGVEVFVDMLPEKIYKKVRIFTEILCMLMFVLLFVLSLQMFNHLIMTKQMTTTTQIPTAVVFFCLPMGFFMGIIHYLYSIETMIKDIMHRKEEIEA
- a CDS encoding zinc-dependent alcohol dehydrogenase; this encodes MKAIRFMDPGVIEYSEIPQPEIRDDEVLAQIAYAGFCATDIELLTGEMIHIKNGNTKYPIIPGHEWSGTVVAVGKNVRDFKAGDQVTSDVSLGCGECENCRQGHYNLCPNREVVGSYRNRQGVFAQYVAIPQRHLYHIPEGLSLEEAALAEPAATAMYAVTKAQIPAGAQVLVIGDGPIGQLAAQLANIAGASRVIMAGSWDEKLAIARECGIHETINYHNEDVIQRARELTEGGPEIVIETSGSNVALNMAVQALKPTGRIVAVSWYNGANVDVAMNTLIVKDAALIGSLASPNSFTPVLRYMVEGKLKVKPLITHIKRLEDFQNVIEMIRAKKEMRIKILFQP
- a CDS encoding creatininase family protein, which translates into the protein MAELKKQTEFKLYKRDSVFFDQNTAPVNIAYAKEVNDVAILPLGAIEQHGPHCPNGLDSFNAICLAKKVAEKSGATVLPCPMYGGHPYMHMGMPATIALNYETNMALIHDIIAGASNVGYNKFILLVAHGQDSSFIPAVHKLGMEGYFTVASTWYDFLGDNKAVLSDYMWHADEAETSMALSLYGDLVHMDLAIDGGGTTLVDGKWKKAPGETSHPFQFYHFDGTFALMEKDDLDYGVIGNPTKASKEKGDALVEKVVEGYSAFIKDLLERHPVGINPLGFRNPLGFNGFNGGAYPTFDKDHDEKGRPIYYNK
- a CDS encoding TRAP transporter large permease → MITATLFLVFAVITILGMPIALALVGGGMAAIVAGDLMPLFTSVQKMFSSVDSFTLAAIPFFMLAGALMSSGGISRRLIDFANAAVGWMPGGLGVVTIFSCMLFGCLCGSPTATVAAIGAVMVPALEQGGYSRKFALSTIAAAGMLGTIIPPSTVMITYCSATGVSVGSMFMAGIVPGITLGALMIAFAIFYGVKNRIPRTKFNIRKFLSASYHAIGAIFMPIIILGGIYTGIFTPTESAAVACAYGLIVGCFIYREINFKGLVETVKSAAASSGMIMFIVACAGVFGLLMTREQIPAHAAEFIMSICSNKVVFLLLVNVLLLIVGCFMDTTPAILIIAPILFPALSAYNIDPVHFGIIMLLNMCIGMITPPLGINLYVAATLRQAKVGELVNRHLLKYMICCLVNLLLITYIPQICLWLPSFME
- a CDS encoding MBL fold metallo-hydrolase, producing the protein MNLAEEIRGTQVPPDHLGICWLGQAGFLLKAPDGTSMVLDPYLTECGERIRGFKRLSPMLIAPEELAVDYYVTSHLHFDHFDYDAIPIVAQCTKRTLFFGPASCQEKFIELGIQAHRCHRLDRGECYQDEKILIRAVMADHGTMAPDAIGLLVAFAGHRLYFSGDTAFHSELFQEIRIFEPDIAVLSVNGAFGNMNAEEGAAAAELTGARYAVPCHFWTFMEHGGLPGQFCEQLLLKGTCQPLCFRQGEIRTMQCHTNRERKKETA
- a CDS encoding 5-deoxy-glucuronate isomerase translates to MSYTTVYRFQDLNGYESVISKANSDMTYEGFGRILLNPGQTLEYKVTGEEQAIVLQQGDMTCWVEYEGVTVVDGAKGQRGNVYDDLPTALYVPPKATVKLYSEKGMEARVFTAYCEEGNAPYFCPPENIEEGEPGEYIYKRKYRFIFGQPGKHNDHITKLLIVGETVSVPGGWIGFPAHRHDYERPGKECVLDEIFSFQMTSTEDGPGRGGVMQHGYDLTDENKKIWDEVNVIEENNTAVALPTGYHTTVALPGTRAYLLWGLAGDTKKYKVQFDERYSWLEGCLY